A stretch of the Capsicum annuum cultivar UCD-10X-F1 chromosome 8, UCD10Xv1.1, whole genome shotgun sequence genome encodes the following:
- the LOC107839281 gene encoding mitogen-activated protein kinase kinase kinase 7, producing MPALEEFRQIGEIIGSLKALMVFQDDIQINQKQCCLLVDMLKCAYRTIAETMKKNLRFEERNAKWKILENPLRELLRVFKEAEQYIKQSLETKDFWAKAIVVYKNTDCVEFHIHNLLSCVPIVIEAIEIAGEISGSDHDEIQKKRYIYAMKYQKECKDPKIFQWKFGDQYLVSEKFCDRVCLVWNEDKWTLQNKIREKKNSGSCSLKKHEQRLADLLLKNLNEMETESDHKLSPSSVLINSKDYQVRRRLGSGSQYKEIQWLGETFCLRHLFGDIKPLIADISRELHLSHPNIMHISCGFTDEEKRECFLIMELMNKDLSSYIKEICGPRKRVPFSLPVAIDLLLQIARGMEYLHSKKIYHGELSPSNILVKTRNVSTEGHLHAKVYGYGSSRSINVPQKANVNQNNGTLPIIWFAPEVLAEQEHSGNGGNFQYTEKSDVYSFGMICFEVLTGKVPFEDSHLQGDKMSRNVRAGERPLFPFHSPKYLTSLTKKCWHTDPYQRPSFSSICRVLRYVKRFLVMNPEHSQQDSLLPPVDYGEIEAAILRSFPFMGNSESDPLPVTQIPFQMFAYRVTEKEKSSTIHKDINSESGSDGNSGCGDDPVTAEDSLPSPTEKKIASPEILTKRLSVKKPTDIKVTKQPGTPKGRSVRPPTLRTARQNSESQLMVMMYSPRTRKSSGHASDSELP from the exons ATGCCAGCGTTAGAGGAATTCAGGCAAATAGGAGAGATAATTGGGAGTCTTAAAGCTCTAATGGTTTTCCAAGATGAtatacaaataaatcaaaaacaatGTTGTTTGTTGGTGGACATGCTTAAATGTGCCTACAGGACAATTGCTGAAACCATGAaaaagaacttgagatttgaagaGAGGAATGCGAAATGGAAAATTCTTGAGAACCCCTTAAGGGAGCTTCTCAGGGTGTTCAAAGAGGCAGAGCAGTATATCAAGCAATCCCTGGAAACTAAGGATTTTTGGGCAAAAGCCATAGTTGTTTACAAGAATACAGATTGTGTTGAATTTCACATCCACAATTTGCTCTCTTGTGTGCCAATTGTCATTGAGGCCATAGAAATAGCAGGAGAGATTTCAGGTAGTGACCATGATGAGATACAGAAGAAGAGGTACATTTACGCGATGAAGTATCAGAAAGAGTGTAAAGACCCAAAAATCTTCCAATGGAAATTCGGAGACCAGTACTTGGTTTCCGAGAAGTTCTGCGATAGGGTATGCTTAGTTTGGAATGAAGACAAGTGGACTTTGCAGAATAAAATTCGAGAGAAGAAGAATTCAGGTTCATGTAGTTTGAAAAAGCATGAGCAGCGACTTGCTGATCTCCTCTTGAAGAACTTAAACGAGATGGAGACAGAGAGCGATCATAAACTTTCACCTAGCTCAGTTCTTATAAATTCTAAGGATTACCAGGTAAGAAGGCGATTAGGTAGTGGAAGTCAATACAAGGAGATACAATGGTTGGGGGAGACCTTCTGTTTACGGCATTTGTTTGGGGATATAAAGCCCCTGATTGCAGATATTTCTCGAGAACTGCATCTCTCTCATCCAAATATAATGCACATCTCCTGTGGTTTTACTGACGAAGAAAAGAGAGAATGTTTCTTAATCATGGAACTTATGAACAAAGATTTATCGAGTTACATCAAAGAGATCTGTGGACCAAGAAAGCGCGTACCATTTTCTCTTCCTGTTGCAATTGATTTGCTCCTTCAGATTGCAAGAGGCATGGAATACCTCCACTCAAAGAAAATCTACCATGGTGAGTTGAGTCCTTCCAACATCCTTGTAAAGACAAGGAATGTATCTACAGAAGGGCATTTACATGCAAAGGTTTATGGATATGGCTCATCACGTTCTATCAACGTTCCTCAGAAAGCTAATGTGAATCAAAATAATGGGACGCTCCCAATCATTTGGTTTGCCCCAGAAGTCCTAGCTGAACAAGAGCACTCGGGGAATGGAGGGAACTTTCAGTATACTGAGAAATCTGATGTGTACAGTTTTGGGATGATATGTTTTGAGGTTTTAACAGGGAAAGTTCCATTTGAAGATAGTCATCTACAAGGAGACAAAATGAGTAGAAATGTAAGGGCAGGAGAGAGGCCATTATTCCCATTTCACTCACCAAAATATTTGACTAGCTTGACAAAGAAGTGTTGGCATACTGATCCATATCAACGACCAAGTTTCTCATCCATCTGTAGGGTTCTCCGCTATGTAAAGAGATTCTTGGTGATGAATCCGGAACACAGTCAACAAGACTCACTATTGCCACCAGTAGACTATGGTGAAATTGAAGCTGCGATCTTAAGGAGCTTCCCCTTTATGGGAAATTCTGAATCTGATCCTCTTCCTGTCACACAAATACCTTTCCAAATGTTTGCATACAGGGTCACCGAGAAAGAAAAGTCGAGCACAATTCACAAAGACATAAATTCTGAATCAGGAAGTGATGGAAATTCAGGTTGTGGGGATGATCCTGTAACGGCAGAAGATTCACTTCCATCACCAACCGAAAAGAAGATTGCATCCCCCGAGATTTTGACCAAGAGACTTTCTGTTAAGAAACCTACCGATATCAAAGTCACCAAGCAACCAG GAACACCAAAGGGACGTTCAGTAAGACCTCCAACCTTACGTACCGCAAGGCAGAATTCCGAAAGTCAGTTAATGGTGATGATGTACAGCCCAAGAACAAGGAAATCATCCGGTCATGCATCAGATTCAGAGCTTCCTTAA